ATTCCGTTCATCCATGCCACGGCCGTGGTCAAGGTGCCGTTCGGGGCATACCCTACGGCCTGCTTCCAGTATTATGACTATGATCCCGTGTATATGAAGGCGTATGCCCGGGCCGCCAAGGATGACACCGTGTTTGATCAGTTTTTGAATGACATGGTGTTTGCGCACAATACCCATGCCGATCTGCTGGATCATGTGGGCCGGCACCGCCTGGAATCGATTCTGGCCGACCGCGGCTGCGGATATGCCAAAGACCTGGACCGGAAATAAAGGAGTCTGTGACCATGGAGTATACATTAAAAGAGCTGATGACCATCTGTGCGGCCCGGGAGATCAACAACGGCGATATCGTGTTCTGCGGTACGGGCATCTCCATGCTGGCGGCCATGGCTGCCAAGAACATCAACGCCCCGGAAAGCGTGATTTTTTTTGAAACCGGGGCCATTGATTCCGAGCTGGCCCATATTCCCCTGGCCGTGGCCGATCCCCGGATCATGTATCATACCTCGGCCAACGGCGGGCTGATGGATGCATTCTGCACCATGCAGAATCCTTATGTGGGCCAGCGGGTGGTGGGCATTCTGGGTGCAGCCCAGATCGATATCTACGGCAACCTCAACTCCACGGTGATCGGAGATTATGACGCCCCGGATGTGCGGTTTTCCGGCTCCGGCGGGGCCTGTGACGTGGCCTCGTTTGTCTCCCGCAGCATTATTTTCATGAAAATGGAGAAGCGGAAATTCAAGAAAAAACTGGATTATCTCACCAGCCCCGGGTATCTGGACGGGCCGGACGGCCGCAAAAACGCGGGCCTGCCTCCGGGGGGGCCGGACAAGGTGATCACGGACATGGGGGTGATGGGATTTGATCCGGACACCCGGCAGATGATCCTGCTGGGATGCTTTCCCGGGATCACTCCGGAACAGATTCTGGATCACATGGAGTTTGAGATCCGCACGGACCGGGCCGTGGAAATTGATGTGCCGACACAGACCGAACTGACCCTGTTGCGGGAAAAATGCGATCCCCATGGGTTGATTCTCTGATCCGCCGGAGTTCAGGCTTTTAATTGTAGATTGTCACTTTCGCATCCCAACAAAATGTCACAATCTTTTGCCAAAATCAGGCCTTTTTTCAGAAAATTTGAGAATGGACCTTATACATTTTTTAGTGGGATTTGTGAGGTGCAGAAGCGCGCTAAAAAACAGATGGTAACATGCTGATTTGTAGAGGAAAAATGTTCTCACGCTTTTTTACCAAATCCCACTTTACAATTTCATCATTTTTTTTAGGCCATGTATATTGAGAATCCCCCCCTCTTATCCCCCCCGAAAGGGGGGAGGAGGATAAAGGCATGCAGCGGTTCCTGCTGTTTGGTTTCAACCTGCTCAAATTCATCAATTAATCTTATCATTTTCCCATACCTTGCTTTTTTTCACTTAGGCACTCCAAATTGGGATTTTTGACCGGATTTTTGGGATATTAATGTAACACTTTACATTTAATACAGAAAACCGAACAGGTACAGCGGAATTTCCCGGCGGCTGCCGTACAAGATATCATCTTTGACCAGATATGCTTTGTCCTGAAGATGCTTGATCTGTTTCCCGGTTTTGGATCTGCCGCCGATTTCAAACACATGTTTGTTGACTTCAAAGTCGCCGGCCGGGCTGTAATAAACATTTTTCCCGGCATTTTTCAGCATCTTG
Above is a window of Desulfotignum balticum DSM 7044 DNA encoding:
- a CDS encoding CoA-transferase subunit beta, whose amino-acid sequence is MEYTLKELMTICAAREINNGDIVFCGTGISMLAAMAAKNINAPESVIFFETGAIDSELAHIPLAVADPRIMYHTSANGGLMDAFCTMQNPYVGQRVVGILGAAQIDIYGNLNSTVIGDYDAPDVRFSGSGGACDVASFVSRSIIFMKMEKRKFKKKLDYLTSPGYLDGPDGRKNAGLPPGGPDKVITDMGVMGFDPDTRQMILLGCFPGITPEQILDHMEFEIRTDRAVEIDVPTQTELTLLREKCDPHGLIL